One genomic region from Ptychodera flava strain L36383 chromosome 14, AS_Pfla_20210202, whole genome shotgun sequence encodes:
- the LOC139149766 gene encoding monocarboxylate transporter 2-like → MAAGRPPNPPPDGGWGWAVTAGAFITLFFTNGLPQSFGVFYVEFRDYFQASAKSVSLIGALMFSMVFFMSPISAGLANKRGCRPIAMAGGVLSALSLVISSFAPGLKFLYVFMGILTGFGFSLGFVPCIGIVGQYFKKKHIMANAIALSGVALGTIIFPPLCNRMINKYGWRSSLFLLGAMTMNILVGSALFRPLNPTQQETDEESSCSDSEADSVSRLDAESTDVESASDSSESEDSTITKRKGRTKKIGASATNEKPKALDLSVFKSYRYLLICVICVLAGMSFVTSVIFLVPYATSRGIPLKMAAYLMSVFGLVNFLGRLLQGILANAGLLTPTKFLCVHLLIITVSNFLIPFGKSYAACVAYAVFSGLSIAGMSSLFPILIRGMVGDEKFQSGVGLSQLFIGSGQFLGPVISGTLIDKTGGYKAAFMFSGFLLLLSFVLMLLEPVLQKLELAKELKKESAEMGEGNEMELAKSK, encoded by the exons ATGGCCGCTGGCAGACCACCAAATCCTCCTCCCGACGGAGGCTGGGGTTGGGCCGTTACCGCCGGTGCCTTCATCACATTGTTCTTCACCAATGGGCTGCCGCAGTCGTTCGGTGTGTTCTATGTGGAGTTTCGTGACTACTTTCAAGCCAGCGCCAAGTCAGTGTCCCTCATTGGAGCCCTTATGTTCAGTATGGTTTTCTTCATGA GTCCGATAAGTGCTGGCTTGGCAAACAAAAGAGGTTGTCGGCCCATTGCCATGGCTGGTGGAGTGTTGTCGGCGCTGAGCCTCGTTATCAGCTCCTTTGCCCCGGGCTTGAAATTTCTCTACGTTTTTATGGGTATCCTTACAG GATTTGGTTTCAGTTTAGGCTTCGTTCCCTGTATAGGTATCGTCGGACAGTACTTCAAGAAAAAACACATCATGGCCAATGCCATTGCATTGTCGGGCGTAGCCCTCGGGACGATTATTTTTCCTCCCTTGTGTAATCGAATGATAAACAAGTACGGCTGGAGATCTTCACTTTTTCTATTAGGGGCAATGACTATGAATATACTTGTTGGTTCGGCTTTGTTCAGACCTCTCAATCCGACTCAACAAGAAACCGACGAAGAATCCTCGTGTTCTGATTCTGAGGCAGATTCAGTCTCAAGGCTTGACGCTGAGTCGACGGATGTTGAATCGGCGTCCGATTCATCCGAATCAGAAGACAGTACGATCACCAAGAGGAAGGGCAGAACCAAGAAAATTGGAGCCAGTGCTACGAATGAAAAGCCAAAAGCTTTGGATCTTTCGGTTTTCAAGTCTTATCGTTACCTCTTGATTTGTGTGATTTGCGTTCTGGCAGGAATGTCGTTCGTCACTTCTGTCATTTTCTTGGTGCCATATGCGACGTCTCGAGGTATACCACTCAAGATGGCGGCTTACCTGATGTCTGTCTTTGGTTTGGTCAACTTCCTCGGGAGACTTCTCCAGGGGATCTTAGCCAACGCGGGGTTACTCACACCAACGAAATTTCTCTGCGTACATCTGCTGATCATCACCGTCTCCAACTTCCTGATTCCCTTTGGCAAGTCGTACGCGGCTTGTGTCGCTTATGCAGTATTTTCTGGTTTGAGTATAGCGGGAATGTCATCGCTCTTCCCGATCTTGATAAGAGGAATGGTCGGGGATGAGAAATTCCAGTCGGGAGTCGGGTTGTCCCAACTCTTCATCGGATCAGGTCAATTTCTTGGACCAGTGATATCAG GAACGCTCATTGACAAAACGGGAGGATACAAGGCTGCCTTCATGTTTTCCGGATTTTTGCTGCTCCTCAGTTTTGTCCTGATGTTACTTGAGCCTGTTCTCCAGAAACTTGAACTTGCCAAGGAGCTGAAGAAAGAGAGCGCGGAGATGGGCGAGGGGAATGAAATGGAACTGGCGAAGAGTAAATGA